A single region of the Deltaproteobacteria bacterium genome encodes:
- a CDS encoding anaerobic ribonucleoside-triphosphate reductase activating protein gives MDYPIKGFIETSFSDWPGKVVAVLFLPSCNFRCLYCHNHELVFLPEKYPDFPLEEIVKNLRKRKGWIDGICLTGGEPTLHPWLLPLIRYLKSAAGLTPPGVSLGIKLDTNGTRPEVLQGLMGEGLLDYVAMDLKGPLEAHRYASIAGVPLGEEGLARIQASIQILLQGPGDYEFRTTLVPTFIGEEEVYTLARRVRGAKRYTLQNFDPRDPLDESLKNVAPFDEQTLRQMQERVNEIIKEKVASSEFQVSS, from the coding sequence TTCCTCCCCTCATGCAATTTTCGTTGCCTTTACTGCCATAACCACGAGCTGGTCTTTCTGCCGGAGAAATATCCGGATTTTCCCTTAGAGGAGATTGTTAAGAATTTACGAAAACGCAAAGGCTGGATCGATGGCATCTGCCTAACCGGCGGGGAACCGACCCTCCATCCCTGGCTCCTTCCCCTGATTCGTTATCTGAAGTCCGCGGCAGGCCTGACTCCGCCCGGCGTTTCCCTGGGGATCAAGCTGGACACTAACGGAACGCGCCCCGAGGTCCTGCAAGGTCTGATGGGGGAAGGGCTCCTGGATTATGTGGCCATGGACCTCAAGGGCCCTTTGGAGGCGCATCGCTATGCCAGTATCGCCGGCGTGCCCCTGGGGGAAGAAGGATTAGCCCGAATTCAAGCGAGCATCCAGATCCTTCTTCAAGGCCCAGGGGACTACGAATTTCGTACCACTCTGGTTCCTACGTTCATTGGAGAAGAAGAAGTCTACACCTTAGCCCGGAGGGTTCGAGGAGCAAAGCGCTACACTTTGCAAAATTTCGATCCCCGGGATCCGCTGGATGAAAGCTTGAAGAACGTAGCGCCTTTCGACGAACAGACCCTGCGGCAGATGCAGGAAAGAGTGAATGAGATTATTAAAGAAAAAGTTGCGAGTTCCGAGTTTCAGGTTTCGAGTTGA
- the gmhA gene encoding D-sedoheptulose 7-phosphate isomerase: MKDEIMQTFRESADLKVRFIRQNAEVLGQAVGMVVEAFKAGNKVLLFGNGGSAADAQHIAAEFVNRYQIERPPLPAIALTTDTSILTSISNDYGYIDSFSKQVKALGREGDVAIGISTSGTAANVIKAIKAAKEMGLKTISLTGGDGGDLAKLTDIALVVDSPITPRIQEVHITIGHVLCEMVDRMLFQKPT, encoded by the coding sequence ATGAAGGATGAAATCATGCAAACTTTCCGGGAAAGCGCGGATCTAAAAGTAAGGTTTATTCGGCAGAATGCCGAAGTTTTGGGACAAGCCGTCGGGATGGTCGTAGAAGCCTTCAAGGCCGGCAATAAGGTTCTCCTTTTCGGGAACGGCGGCAGCGCAGCCGACGCCCAACACATTGCCGCCGAGTTCGTCAACCGCTATCAGATCGAACGACCACCTCTGCCCGCTATTGCGCTGACGACAGATACCTCGATTTTAACCAGCATCAGCAACGATTATGGATATATCGATTCTTTCTCCAAGCAAGTGAAAGCTTTAGGGAGAGAAGGAGACGTGGCCATCGGCATCTCCACCAGCGGGACAGCCGCGAACGTTATTAAAGCCATCAAGGCAGCTAAAGAAATGGGGCTGAAAACAATTTCCCTGACAGGGGGGGACGGGGGGGATTTAGCGAAATTAACGGACATTGCCCTGGTGGTAGATTCGCCGATTACTCCGCGAATTCAAGAGGTGCATATCACCATCGGCCATGTTCTCTGCGAGATGGTGGACCGGATGTTATTCCAAAAGCCCACGTAA